One Dehalococcoidales bacterium genomic region harbors:
- the cutA gene encoding divalent-cation tolerance protein CutA, with protein MQCYDIQITARDESEARKIGRMLVEEKLAACVNIHPIQSIYRWQGKIEEETEAAMLVKTKATLVDEVIERVKELHSYQVPCVIALPIEKGNPDYLQWIEESTR; from the coding sequence ATGCAGTGCTATGACATCCAGATAACCGCCAGAGACGAAAGCGAAGCCCGGAAAATAGGCAGGATGCTGGTTGAGGAAAAACTGGCTGCCTGTGTCAATATCCACCCGATACAGTCAATTTACCGGTGGCAGGGGAAGATTGAGGAAGAAACCGAGGCGGCGATGCTGGTCAAGACCAAAGCCACGCTGGTCGACGAGGTTATCGAGAGGGTGAAAGAGCTGCACTCTTACCAGGTCCCCTGTGTTATTGCTTTGCCCATAGAGAAGGGTAACCCCGATTATCTGCAATGGATTGAAGAATCAACGAGGTAG